From the Solibacillus sp. FSL R5-0449 genome, one window contains:
- the ald gene encoding alanine dehydrogenase codes for MIIGVPKELKNNENRVAITPAGVDGFIKAGHKVLIEKGAGLGSGFTDLEYVNAGASILDTAEEVWKADMVIKVKEPLSSEYKYFRENLILFTYLHLAAEPELTKALVEASVSAIAYETVKVNNALPLLTPMSEVAGKMSVQIGAHCLEKLNEGKGILLGGVSGVQRSKVTIIGGGIAGTNAAKIAVGMGAAVTIIDLSADRLRQLEEIFGRDVQTLISNPFNIAKAVEEADLVIGSVLIPGAKAPKLVTEEMIKSMVPGSVVVDIAIDQGGCFETSEKVTTHDNPTFVKHGVVHYTVANMPGAVPRTSTIALTNNTIPYALQIANKGLYRAIEESAALKSGTNVFAGRITHEAIARDLNYQFTSIDSLLSKQPI; via the coding sequence ATGATTATTGGTGTGCCTAAGGAATTAAAAAACAACGAAAACCGTGTTGCAATTACACCTGCTGGAGTTGATGGATTTATTAAAGCCGGCCATAAAGTCCTTATTGAAAAAGGGGCAGGATTAGGCAGCGGTTTTACTGATTTAGAGTATGTCAATGCTGGAGCTTCAATTCTGGATACTGCGGAAGAAGTATGGAAAGCGGATATGGTAATAAAAGTAAAAGAACCTCTTTCATCGGAGTATAAATATTTCCGTGAAAACCTTATTCTATTCACTTACCTTCACTTAGCTGCTGAGCCGGAACTTACAAAAGCTTTAGTGGAAGCAAGTGTAAGTGCCATTGCTTATGAAACAGTAAAAGTCAATAATGCTCTTCCATTATTAACGCCAATGAGTGAAGTAGCCGGTAAAATGTCTGTCCAAATTGGGGCGCATTGTCTTGAAAAATTAAATGAAGGTAAAGGAATTTTATTAGGCGGCGTTTCAGGCGTACAACGCAGTAAAGTGACTATTATCGGCGGGGGTATTGCCGGTACGAATGCTGCTAAAATCGCAGTTGGTATGGGCGCAGCTGTAACCATTATTGATTTAAGCGCAGACCGTCTACGTCAGCTGGAAGAAATTTTCGGAAGAGATGTCCAAACATTAATTTCAAACCCGTTTAATATCGCGAAAGCTGTAGAAGAAGCAGACTTAGTAATCGGTTCTGTATTAATTCCAGGTGCCAAGGCTCCGAAGCTTGTCACGGAAGAGATGATTAAATCAATGGTTCCAGGGTCTGTAGTTGTCGATATTGCGATTGATCAGGGAGGTTGTTTTGAAACATCCGAAAAGGTTACGACACACGACAACCCGACATTCGTAAAACATGGCGTGGTGCATTATACAGTTGCCAATATGCCAGGTGCTGTACCTCGTACATCAACAATAGCGTTAACGAATAATACTATTCCATATGCCTTACAAATTGCGAATAAAGGGTTATATAGAGCAATTGAAGAAAGTGCGGCTTTAAAATCCGGTACAAATGTATTTGCCGGACGTATCACACATGAAGCAATTGCAAGAGATTTGAATTATCAGTTCACATCCATTGATTCTTTACTTTCCAAACAACCAATTTAA
- a CDS encoding D-glycerate dehydrogenase — translation MKKIIAYNRLDSTVLEKLSAIYDVEYFENIDPKNNTVFLNSLKQAEGIIGLDLPVDKDLLDKAPSLKIVSNVSTGYNNLDIGEMTKRNILATNTPGIVEDTTADLIMGIMISAARRISKLDRYMKEGKWTNVLPPNMFGVNIHKKTLGIIGMGKIGTKIAKRAHLGFDMDILYHNRSRNFEIENEFNANYCSMEFLLENADFVCVMTPLSPETYHLIGEKEFKLMKETCIFINGSRGHVVDEEALIFALENKEIYGAALDVFQMEPINPDNPLLKLDNVVTTPHIGSSTYETELEMSKTAYSNLISGLTGERPANLINPEAFPNWNSAK, via the coding sequence ATGAAAAAAATAATTGCTTATAATCGTTTAGACAGTACTGTTTTAGAAAAGCTCTCTGCAATTTATGATGTGGAGTATTTTGAAAACATTGATCCTAAAAACAATACCGTTTTTCTCAATTCTCTTAAGCAGGCTGAAGGAATTATAGGACTCGATCTACCAGTGGATAAAGACTTGCTGGACAAGGCACCAAGTCTTAAAATAGTCTCGAATGTGTCAACTGGTTATAATAATTTAGATATCGGCGAAATGACGAAGAGAAATATACTTGCCACCAACACACCGGGAATTGTAGAAGATACGACTGCAGATTTAATAATGGGGATAATGATTTCCGCCGCCAGAAGAATATCAAAATTGGATCGATATATGAAAGAAGGTAAATGGACTAATGTCCTCCCTCCAAATATGTTTGGAGTAAATATCCACAAAAAAACTTTAGGGATAATCGGTATGGGGAAAATTGGGACCAAAATCGCAAAGAGGGCCCATCTTGGTTTTGATATGGACATACTTTATCATAACCGTTCTCGTAATTTCGAAATTGAAAATGAGTTTAATGCTAATTATTGTAGTATGGAATTCTTATTGGAGAATGCGGATTTTGTTTGCGTAATGACACCGTTATCCCCTGAAACATACCATTTAATCGGTGAAAAAGAATTTAAACTAATGAAAGAAACCTGTATTTTCATTAATGGCTCAAGAGGTCATGTGGTCGACGAAGAAGCTCTTATATTCGCACTGGAAAATAAAGAAATTTATGGCGCAGCGCTGGATGTTTTTCAAATGGAGCCAATTAATCCGGATAATCCGTTATTAAAATTGGATAATGTAGTGACTACTCCTCACATCGGTTCGTCAACTTATGAAACAGAATTAGAAATGTCAAAAACAGCTTACAGTAATTTGATTTCTGGTTTAACAGGAGAACGTCCGGCCAATCTAATTAATCCGGAAGCGTTTCCTAACTGGAACAGTGCCAAATAA
- a CDS encoding aspartate aminotransferase family protein, protein METNLVERVSVETLIEWDKKHVLHPNTSIPQHQKFGPSIIFTEGEGIYLKDVHGNKYIDSLSCLWNVNIGHGRSELGQVASDQLAKLGFSSIFSAQSHDLVIRLAKKVAEWTPGDLNTTFFTSGGSEANDTAFKTVRNYWKIKGQPEKTKIISRNKSYHGVAMGSTSATGLPAFRDFTTSLAPNFIYVDSSINALKELIEKEGAETIAAFISEPVQGSGGVNLPPENYFKEVRKICDENNILFIVDEVICAFGRTGEKFGMDLFEVVPDIMCIAKGLTSGYAPLGGMVISDKIKNELEEHSQGIFYHGYTYSGHPLCSAIALKNLEIIEKEDLITNVKNMGAELQKGLNWLQEKHDLLGEVRGVGLLGAIEVLKNKETKERYEDRVSPKVVEEAFKRGLILRSIVYGEQDTLAFAPPFIITKQEVETIISIVDDSFITVKNSLGL, encoded by the coding sequence ATGGAAACTAATTTAGTAGAAAGAGTATCTGTAGAAACATTAATTGAATGGGATAAAAAGCATGTATTGCATCCAAATACTTCTATTCCTCAACATCAAAAATTCGGACCGAGTATCATCTTTACAGAAGGAGAAGGCATTTATTTAAAGGATGTTCATGGAAATAAATATATTGATAGTTTATCGTGTCTATGGAATGTAAATATTGGACACGGACGTTCCGAGCTGGGGCAGGTAGCTTCTGATCAGTTAGCAAAACTAGGGTTTAGCTCGATTTTTTCAGCTCAAAGTCATGATTTAGTAATCCGTTTAGCGAAAAAAGTGGCTGAGTGGACTCCTGGTGATTTAAATACAACATTCTTTACTTCAGGTGGTTCAGAAGCTAACGATACAGCTTTTAAAACAGTCCGCAATTACTGGAAAATAAAAGGTCAGCCTGAGAAAACGAAAATAATTTCAAGAAATAAATCCTATCATGGTGTGGCAATGGGATCTACAAGCGCTACGGGGTTACCGGCGTTCAGAGATTTCACTACTTCTTTAGCTCCTAACTTCATTTATGTAGATTCTTCAATTAATGCATTAAAAGAGTTAATTGAAAAAGAGGGTGCGGAAACAATTGCCGCATTTATTTCTGAGCCTGTACAAGGTTCGGGTGGAGTGAATTTACCACCGGAAAATTATTTTAAAGAAGTAAGAAAAATCTGCGACGAGAATAATATTTTATTTATCGTTGATGAAGTCATTTGTGCTTTCGGTAGAACAGGAGAGAAATTTGGAATGGACTTGTTTGAAGTTGTTCCGGATATTATGTGTATTGCCAAAGGACTGACAAGCGGGTATGCACCACTAGGCGGCATGGTTATTAGCGATAAAATTAAAAATGAACTGGAAGAACATTCTCAAGGGATTTTTTACCATGGATATACGTACAGCGGACATCCTTTATGCAGTGCGATTGCTTTGAAGAACCTGGAAATCATCGAAAAAGAAGATTTGATCACGAATGTTAAAAACATGGGTGCTGAATTGCAAAAAGGCTTAAACTGGTTACAGGAGAAGCATGATTTGCTAGGAGAGGTGCGTGGGGTCGGTTTATTAGGCGCAATTGAAGTATTGAAAAATAAAGAAACAAAAGAACGATATGAAGACCGGGTTTCTCCAAAGGTTGTGGAAGAAGCATTCAAACGCGGACTGATTCTACGCAGTATTGTATACGGAGAACAGGATACGCTGGCATTTGCTCCACCGTTCATCATTACAAAACAAGAAGTGGAAACAATTATTTCGATTGTTGATGATTCCTTTATTACAGTGAAAAACAGCCTTGGTTTATAA
- a CDS encoding S-layer homology domain-containing protein → MKKRITKSFIASTLFASALFVAGDDAFAKKTFYDVENSSNSHTEAIQYLNSLNVYDYKSGNQFNFSKPVSRAEASKILQKVLSSDSALAIPKERSYNGKFKDVTDSTPFAQEITWAYESGIFDGDEYGNFNPDQPVKRSHLSKILVESLKLNGGTIVNFKDVSKSSWYYDYVNILASHGITTGNENNQFLPNNNVTSAQMATFLYRALSYKTTGEVISEPTPPPAEKPDAGAATYNSEYDFAWKQTGKNLDFELEGVDNDKIVARYMTKQGKSFFAAQELQIGKNTASDVKAKYGTKNANVRRGNVIYNTPSSNEYNFYLIDDYYVTFFYDIHKKNAIRSILYVHKDYEINKDGYYGDISNTQKHSEQLMVELMNQARAAEGVAPLTHSPQWAAIARNHSKDMIDNNYFSHTGLTGTTPYDRMISGGMSKSDLSTWGENISYGHYNVIYAHEGFMNSKGHRDNLLQPAYKNAIVGLEYSSKKSPYFTINFY, encoded by the coding sequence ATGAAAAAAAGAATAACGAAAAGTTTCATAGCTTCTACTTTGTTTGCTTCCGCATTGTTTGTGGCGGGCGATGACGCCTTTGCAAAAAAGACTTTTTATGATGTTGAAAACAGCAGCAACTCCCATACAGAAGCCATCCAATATTTAAATAGCTTAAATGTTTATGATTATAAATCCGGCAATCAATTTAATTTCAGCAAACCTGTATCACGCGCAGAGGCATCGAAAATTCTCCAGAAAGTTCTTTCAAGCGATTCGGCCCTTGCCATTCCAAAAGAACGTTCTTACAACGGGAAGTTTAAAGATGTAACGGATTCGACTCCTTTTGCACAAGAAATTACTTGGGCCTATGAATCAGGTATTTTTGATGGAGATGAATACGGCAACTTCAATCCGGATCAGCCAGTAAAACGCTCACATCTATCAAAAATTTTAGTAGAAAGCCTGAAATTAAACGGCGGTACAATAGTTAACTTTAAAGACGTCTCAAAATCGAGCTGGTACTATGACTATGTAAATATTTTAGCAAGCCATGGTATTACGACCGGCAATGAAAACAATCAGTTTTTACCGAATAACAATGTGACAAGCGCACAAATGGCCACATTCCTGTATCGGGCACTCAGTTATAAAACGACAGGTGAAGTAATCAGCGAGCCAACTCCTCCACCTGCCGAAAAACCGGATGCAGGTGCAGCAACATACAATAGTGAATATGACTTTGCATGGAAACAAACAGGCAAAAATCTGGACTTTGAATTAGAAGGTGTCGACAACGATAAGATAGTTGCACGATACATGACTAAACAAGGGAAAAGTTTCTTCGCTGCACAAGAACTTCAAATCGGTAAAAATACGGCAAGTGATGTAAAGGCGAAATACGGTACAAAAAATGCAAATGTGCGTCGCGGTAATGTAATCTACAATACGCCTTCTTCCAACGAATATAATTTCTATTTAATAGATGACTATTATGTAACATTCTTCTATGATATTCATAAAAAGAATGCTATTCGCTCAATCCTTTATGTCCATAAAGACTATGAAATAAATAAAGATGGCTATTACGGCGATATATCGAATACGCAAAAGCATTCCGAACAGTTGATGGTTGAGCTGATGAATCAGGCACGTGCTGCAGAAGGTGTTGCTCCGCTTACACATTCACCGCAATGGGCAGCAATTGCACGTAACCATAGTAAAGATATGATCGATAACAACTATTTCTCTCATACTGGTCTTACTGGTACAACACCATATGACCGCATGATCAGCGGTGGGATGAGTAAATCCGACCTTAGTACTTGGGGAGAAAATATTTCGTACGGTCACTACAATGTGATTTATGCACATGAAGGCTTTATGAACAGTAAAGGACACCGGGACAATTTATTACAGCCTGCCTATAAAAACGCCATTGTAGGCTTGGAGTACAGCAGCAAAAAGAGTCCTTACTTTACGATTAATTTCTATTAA
- a CDS encoding HlyD family secretion protein codes for MRMTKKVKIFSAVALVFVLVNGYLLLKDNDIIMKNYYINNVQFAVADYHEKILETDAVVAAKQEHFIAAPVQSISEVLVTQGQSVSVLTELAIYKPEEAEREITRLETDRDAYENELSELERIVSELQYESSNSSPSTATDSTTLGDNENWNINLTLELGIEQNTPTAEGIAIIQRSIAETERQISILDSMISQLNNNNSLTTPVDGIVKDIVLEGDSIIFQIQSLEKKFVAYVEHEDWKEIEIGQKASVLLNEGKEDELVIDGDVLEKQQIPARDSIAFNEMKKNDKVKPDDTVYEVSIEPIDQLTETPIGILADASITTFEANDSFQVNEDWLVKYEQDNSVNLIYTVGEDGKTRLEPVDLLFKHKAEIQQEEFMYGEPIEETIEEEVLEDTVVTEPRIQTVELEDSKKEDAAKKDEGLEDTAVFTAPIAPQQIFIDGDEKNLFAPTFRPYPLRTFEWTYVDATWKDALWYLIK; via the coding sequence ATGCGTATGACGAAAAAAGTAAAAATTTTTAGTGCTGTTGCCTTAGTTTTTGTTTTAGTGAATGGTTATTTACTATTAAAAGACAACGATATTATTATGAAAAACTACTATATTAATAATGTGCAGTTTGCCGTAGCGGATTATCATGAAAAAATATTGGAAACCGATGCAGTGGTGGCAGCGAAGCAGGAGCATTTCATCGCAGCCCCTGTACAATCGATAAGCGAAGTTCTTGTTACACAAGGACAGAGTGTCAGCGTCTTAACAGAGCTGGCCATTTATAAACCTGAAGAGGCTGAACGTGAAATTACACGTCTTGAGACGGACCGTGATGCTTATGAAAACGAGCTATCGGAATTGGAAAGAATCGTTTCGGAATTACAGTACGAAAGCAGTAATTCCTCACCGAGTACTGCAACCGATTCAACAACGCTTGGCGACAACGAAAACTGGAACATTAATTTAACACTGGAGCTTGGTATTGAACAAAACACGCCAACAGCTGAAGGTATTGCCATTATTCAACGTTCCATTGCGGAAACAGAGCGTCAAATCAGTATTTTGGACAGTATGATATCTCAGTTAAATAACAATAATTCTTTAACTACACCGGTGGATGGAATCGTTAAAGATATTGTTCTTGAAGGCGATTCGATTATTTTCCAAATCCAATCACTTGAAAAGAAATTCGTTGCCTATGTGGAACATGAAGACTGGAAGGAAATCGAAATCGGTCAAAAGGCTTCTGTTCTATTGAATGAAGGCAAAGAAGACGAACTGGTCATTGATGGAGATGTACTGGAAAAACAGCAAATTCCAGCACGTGATTCCATTGCGTTCAATGAAATGAAAAAGAACGATAAAGTAAAGCCAGACGATACGGTTTATGAAGTTAGTATCGAACCAATTGATCAATTAACGGAAACACCGATTGGTATACTTGCAGATGCGTCAATTACGACGTTTGAAGCAAATGACAGCTTCCAAGTAAATGAAGATTGGCTTGTAAAATATGAACAGGACAATTCTGTAAACCTTATTTATACAGTCGGAGAAGATGGGAAAACTAGATTAGAACCTGTTGACCTACTGTTCAAGCATAAAGCTGAAATACAGCAAGAAGAGTTCATGTACGGCGAACCGATTGAGGAAACTATTGAAGAGGAAGTACTTGAAGATACTGTAGTTACTGAACCGCGCATCCAAACTGTTGAGCTGGAAGATTCCAAAAAAGAGGATGCTGCTAAGAAGGACGAGGGTTTAGAGGATACGGCAGTATTTACAGCTCCAATCGCACCACAGCAAATATTCATTGACGGTGACGAAAAAAATCTGTTCGCCCCTACATTCCGACCATACCCATTACGTACGTTCGAATGGACTTATGTTGATGCGACATGGAAAGATGCTCTATGGTATTTAATTAAATAA
- a CDS encoding amino acid transporter: MFEYKFWHHLSNPSQLIHNIERSEDQRLIGYRKVLLAIFGFTLLFFIVRNFWGMNTTDLTALLVNGEGDLYSFARLMSLIGAILAGILFFIIHYYVITYLIHLLTNIDYGWIRKIQLYVIFFIVLEKLVTVIIFAIAGYSTQFTMFSLAPMMAYVYYHEYLLFFLNQLTVASIIAVWIQYIFLSNWTDRPKALLFKLILIQIVLASLVALYSILPVLTWIEGWLGL; encoded by the coding sequence ATGTTCGAGTACAAGTTTTGGCATCATCTTTCAAACCCATCGCAACTCATACATAATATTGAACGTAGCGAAGATCAAAGACTTATAGGGTATCGGAAAGTTTTGCTGGCTATTTTTGGTTTTACACTACTGTTTTTTATCGTCCGTAACTTCTGGGGGATGAATACAACGGATTTAACTGCATTGCTTGTAAATGGTGAAGGGGATTTATATAGTTTCGCCAGACTGATGTCATTAATCGGCGCGATTCTAGCAGGAATTTTATTTTTTATCATTCATTATTATGTCATTACATATTTAATTCATTTACTGACAAATATCGATTATGGCTGGATTCGAAAAATACAGCTATATGTGATCTTTTTCATTGTTCTTGAAAAACTGGTGACGGTAATAATTTTTGCAATAGCAGGATACTCTACACAGTTCACGATGTTTTCATTGGCACCTATGATGGCGTACGTCTATTATCATGAATATTTATTGTTCTTCCTGAATCAACTGACAGTCGCATCAATCATTGCGGTATGGATTCAATACATATTTTTATCGAATTGGACAGATCGCCCGAAAGCGTTGCTGTTTAAGTTAATTCTTATTCAAATCGTATTGGCATCGCTTGTTGCGTTATATAGCATTCTTCCTGTTTTAACTTGGATCGAAGGGTGGCTTGGTCTGTAA
- a CDS encoding S-layer homology domain-containing protein, giving the protein MANQPKKYTKFVATAATATLVASAIVPVASAAGFSDVADTNSHAVNINALVDAGIIQGYPDGTFKPNQELTRGQVVKMLGKWVEAQGFEIPADYATKARFNDIKVDAKDQELVKYAALVADTGVFNGSNGELNASGKITRENMALVLDRAFKAINDTTLVELAAEIEDVKVADLTTAKAEAREAIQALRDLGITVVENFNPKNTVTRGQFASFLNKTINTDAVVELTVKEAVAVDANTLNVTLSDDSTHVVALEKALEANEATKVTFTIDGKEYTATVTFKVEAPKVMSVNIVDGVTVEVKFSEAVLKSDINNKVSIQGTTLDTATLSEDGKTLTLNSATAINVKDAAVVVEPIRTAKDRLVKTAKYVSVVTYKDEVAPTIASVKATTKGKATDTVVVTLSEKASIGSAKINGVDVASGKITVDGKTVTLEGVTVEAGKSHTVELFNVVDTAGNKTVKASKAFEVTVDTVAPTATIEAAGDNTILVTFDKSMNVDSVKNALVNGIVKDELLGAVTSDTATVVEKSDNKQFLVELKDNTIFANKDSRTFTVVLGGTMTDALGNKFAATTKSVTLTKDAVKPVATGYDIIVDEDGKVEEIVVEFNEALAEKSGINFGSVATVVNAEGKVDSTLDTLTGSVEKGSKKVSFKFGTPVLVEGKLAVTFNKELVTDLALAANKSDAFNMTFDFGTAKTSTEFEMAAGAFDTTTADTIVVTFPEAVKGGAVAGSATDLANYTLDGKTLTGATITISADNKVATIKLAEGTITADNSSAVMKVSNVQNLAGTKTVKAYEQTIAVQDTKAPELTSAVIVDNETIELTYNEAVEVNGTFASDFSLIVDGQVSSKTLASATPVAGKDNTLRVTLSAPINFSLVDTVAVKVIDNASVTDKGARANAQKLNIEVTAK; this is encoded by the coding sequence ATGGCTAACCAACCTAAGAAATATACTAAATTTGTAGCAACTGCTGCTACAGCTACTCTTGTAGCATCTGCAATCGTTCCTGTAGCTTCAGCTGCTGGTTTTTCTGATGTAGCAGACACTAACTCACACGCTGTGAACATTAACGCATTAGTTGACGCTGGTATTATCCAAGGATACCCAGACGGTACATTCAAACCAAACCAAGAATTAACTCGTGGTCAAGTTGTTAAAATGTTAGGTAAATGGGTAGAAGCTCAAGGTTTCGAAATCCCAGCTGACTATGCTACTAAAGCTCGTTTCAACGACATTAAAGTAGATGCTAAAGACCAAGAATTAGTAAAATATGCTGCATTAGTAGCTGATACTGGTGTATTCAACGGTTCTAACGGCGAATTAAACGCTTCTGGCAAAATCACTCGTGAAAACATGGCTTTAGTTTTAGACCGTGCTTTCAAAGCAATCAACGATACTACTTTAGTAGAATTAGCTGCTGAAATCGAAGACGTTAAAGTTGCTGACTTAACAACAGCTAAAGCTGAAGCTCGCGAAGCTATCCAAGCTTTACGTGACCTAGGTATTACTGTAGTTGAAAACTTCAACCCTAAAAACACAGTAACTCGTGGTCAATTCGCTTCATTCTTAAACAAAACAATCAACACTGATGCAGTTGTTGAATTAACTGTTAAAGAAGCGGTAGCAGTAGATGCTAACACTTTAAACGTTACTTTATCTGATGATTCTACTCATGTAGTAGCATTAGAAAAAGCTTTAGAAGCTAACGAAGCAACTAAAGTAACTTTCACAATCGACGGTAAAGAATATACTGCTACAGTAACTTTCAAAGTTGAAGCCCCAAAAGTAATGTCAGTTAACATCGTTGACGGCGTAACTGTTGAAGTAAAATTCAGTGAAGCAGTATTAAAATCAGATATTAACAACAAAGTATCAATTCAAGGTACAACTTTAGATACAGCTACATTATCTGAAGACGGCAAAACTTTAACTTTAAACTCTGCAACTGCAATCAACGTTAAAGATGCTGCAGTAGTAGTAGAACCAATCCGTACTGCTAAAGATCGTTTAGTGAAAACTGCTAAGTATGTTTCTGTAGTAACTTACAAAGACGAAGTTGCTCCAACAATCGCTTCAGTAAAAGCTACAACTAAAGGTAAAGCTACTGATACAGTAGTAGTTACATTATCTGAAAAAGCATCAATTGGTTCTGCAAAAATTAACGGTGTAGATGTTGCATCTGGAAAAATTACAGTTGACGGTAAAACTGTTACTTTAGAAGGTGTTACTGTTGAAGCTGGTAAATCTCACACTGTTGAGTTATTCAACGTTGTAGATACAGCTGGTAACAAAACAGTTAAAGCTTCAAAAGCATTTGAAGTAACTGTAGACACTGTTGCACCAACAGCTACAATCGAAGCAGCTGGCGACAACACAATTTTAGTAACTTTCGATAAATCAATGAATGTTGATTCTGTTAAAAATGCTTTAGTTAACGGTATTGTGAAAGATGAATTATTAGGTGCTGTAACAAGCGATACTGCAACTGTTGTTGAAAAATCTGACAACAAACAATTCTTAGTTGAATTAAAAGACAACACAATCTTTGCTAACAAAGATTCACGTACTTTCACTGTAGTATTAGGCGGTACAATGACTGACGCTTTAGGTAACAAATTTGCTGCTACTACAAAATCTGTAACATTAACAAAAGACGCTGTTAAACCAGTAGCTACTGGCTATGACATCATTGTTGATGAAGATGGTAAAGTAGAAGAAATCGTTGTAGAATTCAACGAAGCATTAGCTGAAAAATCTGGCATTAACTTCGGTTCAGTAGCAACTGTAGTAAACGCTGAAGGTAAAGTTGACTCTACATTAGATACTTTGACTGGTTCAGTGGAAAAAGGTTCTAAGAAAGTATCATTCAAGTTTGGTACTCCTGTATTAGTAGAAGGTAAATTAGCTGTAACATTCAACAAAGAGTTAGTTACAGACTTAGCATTAGCTGCAAATAAATCAGATGCATTCAATATGACATTTGATTTCGGTACTGCTAAAACTTCTACTGAGTTCGAAATGGCTGCAGGTGCATTCGATACAACAACTGCTGACACAATCGTAGTTACTTTCCCAGAAGCAGTAAAAGGTGGCGCAGTAGCAGGTTCTGCAACTGATTTAGCTAACTACACTTTAGACGGTAAAACTTTAACTGGTGCGACTATTACTATCTCTGCTGATAACAAAGTAGCAACAATTAAATTAGCTGAAGGTACAATTACTGCTGATAACAGCTCAGCTGTAATGAAAGTATCTAACGTTCAAAACTTAGCTGGTACAAAAACAGTTAAAGCTTATGAGCAAACAATCGCTGTTCAAGATACAAAAGCTCCAGAATTAACTTCTGCTGTAATTGTTGATAACGAAACTATCGAATTAACTTATAATGAAGCAGTTGAAGTTAACGGTACATTTGCTTCTGACTTCTCATTAATCGTTGATGGTCAAGTATCTTCAAAAACTTTAGCTTCTGCAACTCCAGTAGCTGGTAAAGATAACACATTACGTGTAACTCTATCTGCACCAATCAACTTCTCATTAGTAGATACTGTAGCTGTAAAAGTTATCGATAACGCATCTGTAACTGATAAAGGCGCACGTGCTAACGCTCAAAAATTAAACATCGAAGTAACAGCTAAATAA